In the genome of Hyphobacterium sp. CCMP332, one region contains:
- a CDS encoding RluA family pseudouridine synthase: MKNTSRYFKVIYEDNHLIAVDKAAGILVQGDDTGDTPLSELVKEYIAKKYNKPGAVFCGVIHRLDRPVSGAIVLARTSKGLARMNALFKDREIRKIYWALTKDKPETESGTLVHWLKKNTNKNFVNVYGKDTSGAQKAELDFKILGRTGGFYLWQIELKTGRPHQIRAQLAKIGCPIKGDVKYGFGKNNPDGSIHLHSKALIFEHPVKKEVMHIEAPLPNESTWNLFHHFAKVKDELDR, translated from the coding sequence TTGAAAAACACTTCCAGGTATTTTAAGGTAATTTATGAAGACAATCACCTTATTGCTGTAGATAAAGCTGCAGGAATATTGGTTCAGGGGGATGATACAGGGGATACACCACTATCCGAACTGGTTAAAGAATACATTGCAAAAAAATACAATAAACCGGGTGCAGTATTTTGTGGTGTCATACATCGATTGGATCGTCCGGTTAGTGGAGCAATAGTATTGGCAAGAACTTCTAAAGGTCTTGCGCGTATGAATGCGCTATTTAAGGATAGAGAAATAAGAAAAATTTACTGGGCGCTCACTAAAGACAAACCTGAAACCGAATCCGGCACATTGGTTCACTGGTTGAAAAAAAATACAAACAAAAACTTTGTCAATGTATATGGGAAAGATACCAGCGGCGCACAAAAAGCTGAACTCGATTTTAAAATTCTTGGAAGAACCGGCGGTTTTTATTTATGGCAAATCGAATTAAAAACGGGCCGCCCACATCAGATTCGTGCACAACTGGCTAAAATTGGATGCCCAATTAAAGGCGATGTCAAATACGGTTTTGGAAAAAATAATCCCGACGGAAGCATTCATCTTCACTCCAAGGCCCTGATTTTCGAACATCCTGTTAAAAAGGAAGTAATGCATATAGAAGCCCCATTGCCAAATGAATCCACCTGGAATTTGTTCCATCATTTTGCAAAAGTTAAAGATGAGTTGGATAGATAA
- a CDS encoding GHKL domain-containing protein — translation MGFKNFRLNVIIRVLVLAASIAGLIYLVLDTQYYATMVGLGIFIIIWLGALINYVEKTNRDIAQFLNSIKFDDFSYSFTEKNIGGSFDRLNKEFNSVISKFREIRAEKEAQFHYLKTVVQHVGIGLISFRANGEIQLINSAAKKLLNVIPLRSIEDLSKFNEELARRVEILGNGEKDLIKIQNRNTDLQLSIAATVFKLRKEEFKLVSIQNIQTELEEKEMEAWQNLIRVLTHEIMNSVTPISSLASTVDDAIVGHITDNPKPLEVNKEDLEDMHMAIQTIKRRSESLIKFVSDFRNMTRIPFPSKSLFHVKDLMEHIHHLMKPDIQKAKVNFEMEIEPDNMSLNADRDQIEQVIINLLKNAIQAFGEQKEKNLYLRAWMDALSKIHITVEDNGPGIEKETLERIFIPFFTTKKSGSGIGLSLSKQIMRQHKGTINVDSIKGKRTRFTLRF, via the coding sequence ATGGGCTTTAAAAATTTCCGGTTAAATGTAATCATTAGAGTATTAGTGCTTGCGGCTTCTATTGCAGGTCTCATATATCTAGTTCTTGACACCCAGTATTACGCAACCATGGTGGGATTGGGAATATTCATAATCATTTGGTTGGGTGCGCTGATAAATTATGTGGAGAAAACCAATAGAGACATTGCCCAATTCCTTAATTCAATCAAATTTGATGATTTTTCCTATTCATTTACAGAAAAAAACATAGGGGGTTCTTTTGACAGGCTTAATAAGGAATTTAACTCGGTCATTAGCAAATTCAGGGAGATCCGTGCAGAAAAGGAAGCCCAGTTTCACTATTTAAAAACAGTAGTTCAGCATGTAGGAATTGGTTTAATTTCTTTTCGTGCCAATGGTGAGATACAATTGATCAATTCAGCCGCAAAAAAGTTACTCAATGTAATTCCGCTTCGCAGCATAGAAGATCTTTCGAAATTCAACGAAGAACTAGCTCGAAGAGTGGAAATTTTGGGAAATGGTGAAAAAGATCTGATAAAAATCCAAAATAGAAATACAGATTTGCAACTATCCATTGCCGCGACTGTCTTTAAGCTAAGAAAAGAAGAATTTAAACTGGTTTCAATACAAAATATTCAAACCGAGCTCGAGGAAAAGGAAATGGAAGCCTGGCAAAATCTAATCAGGGTCCTGACACATGAAATAATGAATTCCGTAACACCGATCTCATCTCTTGCCTCAACTGTAGATGACGCCATAGTTGGACATATTACGGATAATCCTAAACCGTTGGAAGTAAATAAAGAAGACCTCGAGGACATGCACATGGCTATCCAGACCATAAAAAGGCGCAGTGAAAGTTTGATCAAATTTGTAAGTGATTTTAGAAATATGACCAGGATACCATTTCCATCTAAATCACTCTTCCATGTAAAAGATTTGATGGAACACATACATCATTTGATGAAACCCGATATCCAAAAAGCAAAAGTTAATTTTGAAATGGAAATAGAACCGGACAACATGTCTTTAAATGCAGACAGGGACCAAATCGAGCAGGTAATCATAAATTTATTAAAAAATGCAATTCAGGCATTCGGAGAACAAAAAGAGAAAAATCTATATCTCCGCGCCTGGATGGATGCCTTGTCGAAAATTCACATAACAGTAGAAGACAACGGCCCGGGTATAGAAAAGGAAACTTTGGAAAGAATATTTATTCCATTTTTTACCACAAAAAAATCAGGTTCGGGAATTGGTTTAAGTCTGTCAAAGCAGATTATGAGACAGCATAAAGGGACTATTAATGTCGATTCCATTAAAGGTAAGCGCACAAGATTCACCCTGAGATTTTAA
- a CDS encoding acyl carrier protein: MSEIKKKVNDILINSIGIEESEITEEANLIKDLGIDSLDYAELVMEFEQNFDIKIPDTDAEQLATVGQIYSYIEKNSN, from the coding sequence ATATCAGAAATCAAGAAAAAGGTAAACGACATTCTAATTAATTCAATCGGTATAGAAGAATCGGAGATTACTGAAGAGGCAAATTTAATTAAGGACCTTGGTATTGATTCTCTGGATTATGCAGAGCTTGTTATGGAATTCGAACAGAATTTTGACATCAAAATCCCCGATACAGACGCGGAGCAATTGGCAACCGTAGGGCAGATCTACTCTTATATCGAGAAAAACTCAAATTAA
- the panB gene encoding 3-methyl-2-oxobutanoate hydroxymethyltransferase, protein MSVAKDNIKRVTTHTLQEMKNKGEKISMLTAYDFSMARILDEAGIEILLVGDSASNVMAGHETTLPITLDQMIYHAAAVVRGINRCLVVVDIPFGSYQGNSSEALRSAIRIMKESGAHAVKMEGGSEIKESIIRILSAGVPVMGHLGLTPQSIYKFGTYEVRAREEAEAEKLIEDAKLLEECGCFSIVLEKIPAKLAKKVAESVKIPVIGIGAGQDVDGQVLVSHDMLGITVDFAPRFIRRYAELHKVMSDAVKNYIKDIKNLDFPKDKESY, encoded by the coding sequence ATGTCAGTCGCAAAAGACAATATCAAAAGGGTCACCACGCATACACTTCAGGAAATGAAGAATAAGGGTGAGAAAATTTCAATGCTTACGGCATATGATTTTTCCATGGCGAGAATTCTGGATGAAGCTGGGATTGAAATTTTACTCGTAGGTGATTCGGCTTCGAATGTAATGGCAGGGCATGAGACGACTTTGCCTATTACACTTGATCAAATGATCTATCATGCTGCTGCTGTGGTAAGGGGAATAAACAGATGTTTGGTTGTGGTTGATATTCCTTTTGGAAGTTATCAGGGAAATTCTTCGGAAGCACTTCGCTCCGCGATCAGAATAATGAAAGAATCGGGAGCTCATGCCGTAAAAATGGAGGGTGGATCCGAAATTAAGGAGTCGATTATTAGAATACTCTCTGCAGGGGTTCCGGTCATGGGACATTTGGGTTTAACCCCGCAGTCCATTTATAAATTTGGCACTTATGAAGTCCGCGCCCGGGAAGAAGCCGAAGCTGAGAAACTAATAGAAGACGCCAAACTTCTTGAAGAGTGTGGATGTTTCAGCATTGTTCTGGAAAAAATACCGGCAAAACTGGCAAAAAAAGTAGCTGAGTCAGTAAAAATTCCGGTTATTGGCATAGGAGCAGGACAAGATGTAGACGGACAGGTTCTGGTAAGTCACGACATGCTCGGCATCACCGTTGATTTTGCCCCTCGTTTTATCAGAAGGTATGCCGAATTGCATAAAGTCATGAGCGATGCCGTTAAAAACTATATCAAGGACATTAAAAATCTTGATTTCCCTAAAGACAAAGAGTCGTATTGA
- a CDS encoding TonB-dependent receptor: MIAIIAILVCPNFTIAQEKFTISGYIRDQANGEELIGATILVKELGLGTVSNPYGFYSLTLPRGEYILEFNFIGYDKIDKSIVLDHNIEMNLDLPGLSIITDEVIIEGTKEDLNVTDVSMSKVEMNIDQVKKLPALFGEVDIIKTVQMMPGVVSAGEGTSSYFVRGGSSDQNLILIDEAPIYDPSHMFGLFSVFNADVIKSSDLYKGGIPVEYGGRLSSILDIRSIDGNNREMGVNGGVGLLASRILIEAPIQKEKSSFLIAGRRSYADLFLKLSNNEDLRDDQVYFYDINAKVNFRANNNNRFFISVYNGRDALKFGNDFGFDWGNRTATIRWNHLYNKRLFSNTSLIGSIFDYGLESNGDALGLEWTSNISELSLKNDFNYFLNTNNTIDFGYQVSWKRFSPGKIVPEDETSIFNKVELERMYALDHAFYVGNEQRISSRISMSYGIRLSIFQNLGKTRIYEYADQSDNISSRQDNVLDTIDYDDWENIVTYINPEPRFSIRYLLNESNSIKGSYNRMVQNAHIISSGTVPLPFNTWNPSSPYLKPQIADQVALGYFKNINSNMYELSGEIFYKNIQNVTDFADNAEIFFNFHLANEFRQGNSEAYGLELFARKNKGKLTGFASYTLSKATRTIEGVNNGKTFNANYDRRHNFNIIATYALKERIDIGANFTYSSGRPITIPSGKYEYLNYTVQQYTARNAYKLPAYHRLDLSLTLNGKKHNKRGEARKMTDAWVFSVYNVYNRQNAFTIYTETKTDEEGNVLGDGRELVAKKVSLFGILPSVTYNFRF, translated from the coding sequence ATGATCGCTATAATTGCGATTTTGGTATGCCCAAATTTTACTATTGCACAGGAAAAATTCACCATTTCTGGTTACATCAGAGACCAGGCCAATGGAGAGGAATTGATAGGGGCAACTATTTTGGTAAAAGAGCTTGGTTTAGGTACCGTTTCAAACCCATATGGATTTTATTCTTTAACGCTACCCCGGGGTGAATATATTCTCGAATTCAATTTTATCGGATATGATAAGATTGACAAGTCGATAGTTTTAGATCATAATATTGAAATGAACCTCGATTTACCCGGTTTAAGCATTATCACGGATGAAGTGATAATTGAGGGTACTAAAGAAGATCTTAATGTGACCGATGTGTCGATGAGTAAGGTCGAAATGAACATAGATCAGGTAAAGAAATTACCGGCGCTATTCGGAGAGGTTGACATCATCAAAACAGTTCAAATGATGCCGGGAGTGGTTTCAGCAGGAGAAGGAACTTCAAGTTATTTTGTCAGAGGAGGTAGCTCGGATCAAAATCTTATTCTGATTGACGAAGCACCAATTTATGATCCCTCGCATATGTTTGGTTTGTTTTCAGTATTTAATGCAGATGTAATTAAAAGTTCCGATTTATATAAAGGAGGAATTCCGGTTGAATACGGCGGGCGATTATCTTCAATATTGGACATACGAAGCATAGACGGAAATAATCGCGAAATGGGAGTAAATGGCGGAGTGGGTTTACTCGCAAGTAGGATTTTGATTGAGGCGCCAATTCAAAAAGAAAAAAGCTCATTTCTTATTGCCGGACGGCGCTCTTATGCCGATCTATTTTTAAAGCTTTCAAACAATGAAGACCTCAGAGATGATCAGGTGTATTTTTACGATATCAATGCCAAGGTCAATTTCAGGGCCAATAATAACAACCGATTTTTTATTAGTGTTTACAATGGAAGAGATGCACTAAAGTTTGGAAATGATTTTGGATTTGACTGGGGAAATAGAACAGCAACCATTCGTTGGAATCACCTTTATAACAAAAGACTTTTTTCAAATACCTCTTTGATCGGAAGCATTTTTGATTACGGTTTGGAATCAAACGGTGATGCCCTCGGATTGGAGTGGACCTCCAATATTTCAGAGCTTAGTTTAAAAAATGATTTCAATTATTTCCTCAATACCAATAATACAATCGATTTTGGTTATCAGGTAAGCTGGAAAAGATTCTCACCCGGAAAAATTGTTCCGGAAGATGAAACCTCCATTTTTAATAAAGTCGAATTGGAAAGAATGTATGCCCTTGATCATGCTTTCTATGTTGGCAATGAACAGCGGATTTCATCAAGAATATCCATGTCTTATGGGATAAGATTATCCATTTTTCAAAATTTGGGTAAAACCAGAATCTATGAATATGCCGATCAGTCGGACAACATAAGCAGCAGGCAGGATAATGTTTTGGATACCATTGATTATGATGATTGGGAAAACATCGTGACTTATATCAATCCTGAACCAAGGTTTTCTATTCGTTATCTCCTCAATGAATCTAATTCCATAAAAGGCTCTTACAACCGGATGGTGCAGAATGCGCATATCATTTCTTCAGGGACCGTTCCATTGCCATTTAATACCTGGAATCCGAGCTCACCATATTTAAAACCACAGATTGCTGACCAGGTAGCTCTTGGATATTTTAAAAATATCAATTCCAATATGTACGAATTGTCCGGTGAAATTTTTTACAAGAACATTCAAAACGTGACCGACTTTGCAGATAATGCTGAAATATTCTTCAATTTTCATTTGGCCAATGAATTTCGTCAAGGAAATTCCGAAGCTTATGGTTTGGAATTATTTGCAAGAAAAAACAAAGGCAAACTAACCGGATTTGCGAGTTATACCTTATCAAAGGCAACAAGAACAATAGAAGGGGTCAACAATGGAAAAACCTTTAATGCCAATTACGACCGGCGACACAATTTCAACATAATTGCCACTTATGCATTAAAAGAACGCATAGACATTGGTGCAAACTTTACATATTCCTCCGGAAGACCAATTACAATACCCAGCGGTAAATACGAATACTTAAACTATACAGTTCAGCAATACACGGCTCGCAATGCATATAAACTGCCCGCTTATCACAGGCTGGATTTGTCATTAACTCTCAATGGAAAAAAACACAACAAGAGAGGAGAAGCTCGTAAAATGACAGATGCATGGGTGTTTTCGGTATATAATGTCTACAACAGACAAAACGCTTTTACAATTTATACCGAAACAAAAACAGATGAAGAGGGCAATGTGCTTGGAGATGGCCGCGAGCTCGTAGCTAAAAAAGTATCTCTATTTGGCATTTTACCATCGGTCACATACAATTTCAGATTTTAA
- a CDS encoding DUF4249 domain-containing protein: MKKHLIILAIISALFLSACEEEIQLDVDQTEMQLVIDGLLTDSLKYHEIRLSTSNGLYDKNGFPAVDNASVSVTEKSNEGIERIINYDLTEKPGLYRSQIEFKGTIGNTYELKIDWKGETYTAEDILLPVTKIDSLVAEPVEEDFEPWDELIDSLGTETGPFYYIKFYAIEPGNRVDFYNWRFYRNGVFKNNEGRDVYYASDEIVREEINGIYITGVYTSGDTVYMEQYSISRIAYLYYFDLETVLNSDGGMFSSAPANPRNNLSNGALGFWQVSSLKNIKLIIP, translated from the coding sequence ATGAAAAAGCATTTAATAATTTTAGCAATAATTTCTGCTCTCTTTCTTTCCGCCTGTGAGGAAGAAATTCAATTGGATGTGGATCAAACCGAAATGCAATTGGTAATAGATGGTTTATTAACAGACTCATTAAAATATCACGAAATAAGATTAAGCACAAGCAATGGTCTCTATGATAAAAATGGCTTTCCCGCTGTTGATAATGCAAGCGTATCGGTGACAGAAAAATCAAATGAGGGAATTGAACGCATAATAAATTACGATTTAACCGAGAAGCCCGGACTTTACCGTTCTCAAATAGAATTTAAAGGGACAATTGGCAACACTTATGAATTGAAAATCGATTGGAAAGGAGAGACCTATACTGCTGAAGATATACTCCTACCGGTTACAAAAATTGATAGTCTTGTGGCTGAACCGGTGGAAGAAGACTTCGAACCATGGGATGAATTGATCGATTCGCTGGGAACAGAAACCGGGCCTTTTTATTATATCAAGTTTTACGCTATTGAGCCCGGCAATAGAGTTGATTTTTATAACTGGCGTTTTTATAGAAACGGTGTATTTAAAAACAATGAGGGTAGGGATGTATATTATGCCTCGGATGAAATAGTTAGAGAGGAAATAAATGGCATATATATAACCGGGGTGTATACAAGTGGCGATACGGTATACATGGAGCAATACAGTATTTCAAGAATAGCTTATCTCTATTACTTTGATCTTGAAACTGTTCTTAACTCAGATGGAGGAATGTTCAGCTCTGCTCCGGCAAATCCGAGAAATAATTTGAGCAATGGGGCTCTTGGCTTTTGGCAAGTTTCTTCTCTAAAGAATATTAAACTTATCATACCCTAA
- a CDS encoding prolipoprotein diacylglyceryl transferase, whose amino-acid sequence MSWIDKLKSRWGVESTFRIVMILIVFTCTGFTVLFLKKPLFNFLGFDAENLPLYVSIIYYILILPVYMAFLLFYGFIFGQYSFFRAFVKKSFSRLKRK is encoded by the coding sequence ATGAGTTGGATAGATAAATTGAAATCCAGATGGGGTGTGGAATCGACTTTCAGGATTGTAATGATTTTGATCGTCTTTACCTGTACGGGTTTCACGGTTCTCTTCTTAAAAAAACCACTTTTCAATTTTCTTGGATTTGATGCAGAAAACCTTCCTCTTTATGTGAGCATCATCTACTATATTTTAATCCTGCCGGTTTACATGGCTTTTCTGCTTTTTTATGGATTTATTTTTGGCCAGTATTCGTTTTTTAGGGCATTTGTCAAAAAATCTTTTTCAAGACTTAAAAGAAAATAA
- a CDS encoding sigma-54-dependent Fis family transcriptional regulator, with protein MASDNEKIKVLIIDDDEDVLLAAKLLLKKQSMEVEIEKNPNKIPFLLNNNSYDVILLDMNYSMDTTSGKEGFHWLQKILELDPSSVVIMITAFGDVNMAVQAIKEGATDFVLKPWQNEKLIATINSASKLRKSFQEVEDLRQTKSALIKDLSTGSEILGQSNAMKNVFAIINKVAKTDANVLILGENGTGKELIAREIHNQSLRNKNAFVTVDMGALSETLFESELFGHKKGAYTDAKEDRPGRFEIAHNGSLFLDEIGNLTAPLQSKLLTVLQNRQVTRLGTNKAIPIDIRLICATNMPLLEMVDTSDFRQDLLYRINTVEIHLPSLRERIDDLELLANHFLAMYSKKYRKPVKKIMATTIKKLQSYHWPGNIRELQHAIERAIIMSEENALQADDFFFLNQKSDSSKIPMDTYNLDEMEKVMVQKALDKHGGNISKAAKDLGLTRASLYRRLEKHGL; from the coding sequence ATGGCATCTGACAATGAGAAAATCAAGGTACTGATAATTGATGATGATGAAGATGTACTCCTTGCGGCGAAACTCTTGTTAAAAAAACAGTCAATGGAAGTGGAGATTGAAAAAAATCCAAATAAAATTCCATTTCTGCTCAATAACAACAGCTATGATGTGATTCTTCTCGATATGAATTACAGTATGGATACCACAAGTGGCAAAGAAGGCTTTCACTGGTTGCAAAAAATACTGGAACTCGATCCTTCATCAGTGGTGATAATGATAACCGCATTTGGTGACGTAAACATGGCAGTGCAGGCCATTAAAGAAGGTGCCACTGATTTTGTATTAAAGCCCTGGCAAAATGAGAAATTAATAGCTACTATTAATTCCGCATCCAAATTGAGAAAATCCTTTCAGGAAGTAGAAGACTTAAGACAAACAAAATCGGCTTTGATCAAAGACCTGTCTACAGGTTCGGAAATACTGGGACAAAGCAATGCCATGAAAAATGTATTTGCCATAATCAATAAAGTGGCAAAGACGGATGCAAATGTTTTGATCCTCGGCGAAAATGGTACCGGAAAAGAATTAATAGCAAGGGAAATTCACAATCAATCACTTAGAAATAAGAATGCCTTTGTAACAGTAGATATGGGTGCTTTAAGTGAAACCCTTTTTGAAAGCGAGCTTTTCGGTCATAAAAAAGGCGCCTATACTGATGCCAAGGAAGATCGGCCGGGCAGATTTGAAATTGCTCATAATGGGAGTTTGTTTTTGGATGAAATTGGCAACCTGACGGCTCCGCTACAATCTAAACTACTGACGGTTTTGCAAAACAGACAGGTAACCAGATTGGGAACCAATAAAGCCATTCCAATTGATATACGACTTATTTGCGCTACCAATATGCCTTTGCTCGAAATGGTGGATACAAGTGACTTTCGACAAGACCTTTTATACAGAATAAATACGGTGGAAATCCATCTTCCTTCTTTAAGAGAGCGGATTGATGATTTGGAATTATTGGCCAATCATTTTCTTGCGATGTATTCTAAAAAATACAGAAAACCGGTTAAAAAAATAATGGCAACCACCATTAAAAAACTTCAGTCCTATCATTGGCCAGGAAACATTCGCGAATTGCAGCACGCTATAGAAAGGGCTATTATTATGTCTGAAGAAAATGCCTTGCAAGCCGATGATTTTTTCTTTTTGAATCAGAAAAGCGATTCATCTAAAATACCTATGGATACTTACAATCTGGATGAAATGGAAAAAGTAATGGTTCAAAAAGCGCTTGATAAACACGGCGGAAATATTTCAAAAGCTGCTAAAGATTTAGGACTTACGCGGGCATCACTTTACCGCAGATTAGAAAAGCATGGGCTTTAA